In Phaseolus vulgaris cultivar G19833 chromosome 7, P. vulgaris v2.0, whole genome shotgun sequence, the genomic stretch CTCTCAAATAAGCGTTAGGGACGGCCATATTTAGTGGTTTGGgttgaattttgaagtaaatAAACTTATGGTTTGAATTAGAATCTATCCATGTTACACTTGCACATGCTAATGGTGgttttcagtcttagaaacttgTAAGTACTGAATCTAATGACCAGATTTGCATGGATTAGTAAGCTCTGTGATTTTTTCTAgatcatgatttttttattataatacttattattttatttttggttctaaataatttaatttcagGTTATGATCTTGATTTGTTATAAAACTGGTTTTGTAGGTATGATTCCAGGAATTCCATTTTGGAGTGGTCTGTCCTTCTAATTGATAATTCCAACCGCAGGTGTGCTATATCTTGAGTATTTTTTTATagctaatttattatttttctctctctttttaatttctggTTACTTTTGTTGTCTGACTAATTTATTTGGCAGTGGGTCCATGGAGTTTGTTGTTCCACTAGCAGATTCATCAGCTTTCTTTCCTATTTCAGTCCGATTTTTGGCAACTGATACCTTCAGTGACCTCAaggtttgtttatatttttacgTCAGCTGTGGCTGTACAGTGGTGCTATTTGAAAAGAAGTTTCAAAATGATCTAGTTGAAACTGACATTTATTGACCCGAATAGAGCTTAAACTTACCCTTTTTTTACTGCTCGTTGCAGGTTACCAACATCATACCATTAAAGGGTGGTAATCCCCCCAAGTTTGCTCAGAGAACACAATTGATAACCGATAACTACCAAGTTGTGTGATTGACTTTCCTCTTGAATTTGAGCTCCTATAACAGTTTTGCTTTTACAGCGAAGTTATTTTATGAATAGGCTTTTCTTCCCCAAGATGTACTCGCCTCTCAATTCATGAATTTGTACTTACTAGTTTTACTTCGCAAAGTATGATATATCGTAATTAAATACTTGAGTGTGTGTATCTGTAGCATGTATTTTTTATGTGGAAGGATGCATTTCCAATCTTTTTTCTGTGTGATAGACGAGTCTTGTATTTCTCTGAGACATGCGTATGGAATGCACTATTCTATTAGATGGGAGTAAACCAATTAGACAGGGAGATTTAACTTCTAATTTGAATCTGTTCTGTTTTTAATTAGGAACTTATGCTGCTACAATCATCTCGTTACCATCTCTCCTCCCCCCTGTTCTGTAATGTTGGGATTTCTCGTCTTTGGTTATGTAATGTTGCAGTCTTTTATGAGTTTCTTGCCCATATGACAAAAACATTCACCAAACGTACTCACTACCATATTTTGTCTTTGTCTAATTGTTATGTTTTTATTGACGTACAACCTTTGAAGGACATCCTAATATGTTACGAAACCAAACCCAGGCAATTTCATGAAACCACCATGGCCGAAAAGAAAGTCCTGTCATAGAGTTACAATTTTAACTATAGCTAGGGGATATTATAACTCACGATGATAGGTCTCAAACATGTTGGGAGACAAATCAAATttctaatttcatttttttgattttcctttcgtttaaatatagtttttttattttaataaattgttttattttttaatattaggaCGCAAAGGAATCTGAGAGTGTTTTCTTTGAAGGGTTAGCCAACTCCAATATAAGTTATTGATATTTAAGAATGACTGCAAATGACTAGTGAATAAGGTGCATAATGGATCAAATCAAACAGAAAGCAGATTcattataatattcaatatctTGGCACATCATCAAATAAGTCAACTCATGTTTTTGTCTAGAATATCCAGAGTTTTTTTTCCATTGTATTCCTTATTGCATtacaaatattattgaaatgGAAAAGTACTTAAGCTCTtttatcaaagaaaaaaaattgtgtaaaggaCCCAAATGAGAAGGATGTTCATAAATGGATCCAATccaagaaaagaaaatcaaccaaaaaaacaataaaaatgaaataaatcgAAACTTGAACAGACAAACATTtagaaaaaaacatttttattgaacgtttcttaaatttattttctatttaggCCATTTGGGTATtgatatttatcaattttttaatgttaagaatagtttttatatgaaatttatatttattaaattttaatatttaagagtttttatattaaatttcattaaatagTTTCACTTTATAGAGTaggtttaatattaaaatttacatttattaatttattttaatgttgataaaaaattaatattaaatattaaatttaattgataCTGAGAGTAATTTTAATTCCATTAAATTCCTGTGGTATTCACGAAAGTTTTAACATTATtgtgatatttatttaatatttataatagttTTAGTAGCAAATAGCATAttattaaattcatttaatatttagaatgttttaaattcatttaatatttatgaTAGTTTTGATATTAAATTTGGTATTTCTTAATGTATTGCAACACTCAGGatagttataatattatattttttattaattatgttcATCTAATAGTTATAGTAGAgttaatattactttttatttttcaaattcatttaatatttagagtacttttattttatctctaaactattaaaattttatataaaaaatttagagtACGTTGGCCCATCAAATAGCAAACTGATAGAATTACAGTTAATCAATTTACtaatatcaattaaattttgagtatagttaaTAGTATTATTAACTATATCGCTAGTATTTTTCTTAacagtctcaattttcaaagcCATTCTAAATTTACTTTCTGCGCATGCCATATCCTAATATCTTATAATATATAGTTCTTTATGATCAACTTTCAATCCTTCAAAACATAAAAGatgaacttaaaaaaaataattcgaCAGGAACATTGTCCCTCTCGCTTCTTCATTCTGCACCCCAATCATTTGATGTGCACTCTCATGGGTCAGTGAAATGGCCAAAATATTCCCAGGTGAATTTATATATAACCCTACTTTTCATTTCTCTtccatttttcttcttccataGTGGCTTGTGCACCCCCTTCGCTGTTGTGCTTGTGTGTGAGAGTCCTTGTTGGACCACCATTGTCCTTCTAAGAATATGttctttttgttcttttttagtGTCTCTAACTCTAAGTTCCATCATCAGCTCCAATTGGCTGGTGTACTTGTTCTGATCTTCTTCTTGAACATGCATGCCATTGCTCATCATTTTGTACATGGTTACCACTCTTTCATAAGGTCTTCAACCCACAATGAATGTCAAAAATGTTCTTATAAGACTGAATAAACCTAGTAAATATTGTCACTCTTCACGATCATTGAGTCTTTGGTCTTCGATCTCGAAAAAAATAATTGCAATTATATTTTGGTGCTCAAATCAGCAAAGGGAAGTAATAATGTTTTAGTTCTCGATAAGTTATTACCTTTTATCTTAGGACACGCATCTTCTTACGAACGATTTACCTTAGACCCAAGTAAGACTGAAATGTCCTTAATCATAGCTTTGGAGTTGCTTTATACATGATTAACGTTAATGTAATAATAAATTGATAATCCTAAATGTTTACTGATTAGCTACACGTGAATCTAGGATATAATTGCAGCTATTGCTAATGTGACAATGGAAGTTGTGGAAGCATGCAATGGCATAACCcaatttgaatttaaagaaataaatagaGAGGGAAGAGAGGGAAAGTGGGAATAGTCTTATATTGTTGCAATGATATACACAACCAATCCATAGATGACATCTAAAGTATGAGCCTGATTCAAGATAACTAGCAGTTCTCCTCACAAGCTTAATTACAGTCTATGACAGTAACCATAAGTTCCAGTGCCAAATTTCATGTACACGTAGTAAATCATTTTGTGCATCCTTGCCTTATACAGACTTCAACTTCTTGTGGCTCCATCAACATTTAAATCCCCCACAAGCAATAACCCACAGAATTATGATTAAGGTAAGGATTCCTCCTCCCACCATCAGCTTAAATTGGAGATTCTGCAGCCACATCTTCCTTCTCAGCTGCCTGCCCTGCCTCTGGAAGCTGTCAGCCTAAATTTGAATGGAAAATACAATAGCATCAGTATGATTGTTTCAGAATTCAGGCTAGTTGATTCAAACATTGTTTCTTTTAGATAAACAAAGTATTTATTGAAAAAGGAGATATGCAAATCCTTGATTTGGACAATAATACATACCTGGAACTGCAAGTTTTCTGTTTTGTCCACCagcagctcaatcttctctccACGATCCAAAACCTTCAAGACGGAAAATACAAATGTTTTAGAAGTGCTTAATATTTTGAGAGAAAAGTGGCTTTTGAAAAGAGTTGAAATGTTTAAGCAGTCTCTTGTTCTAGTTTTGGTTTACCAGTTCCATGACAGTTTTTTAATGTGATGAAAATCTTCTTTTCTCCCTAAATTACGTGTGGGTCAAATTCTATAGTAGCATacctttttaaatattaatccACCAAAGCTACTAAGGGCGTCAACATCCTTTTTGTTGCTCTAACTGTTACAATGCTGAACTTATGCTTTTATGCACATACATTTTATGAGTAATCAAAAAGGGTATTATTGAGTTAAAGCCTTTGAAGAACCTACTAATATGCTATAGTAGCTTCATGAGGTTCAGTCAGAGAGACAAAGGTGCAGTTCTAAATACAGCTAGAGGACCTTATAACCCACAATGGCGGGTATATCTACACAGTGAAATGTCTCTCTCCCCTCAATATAATGATTCTATGTGATAGGAGAGCATCTTTTAGTATgcctaaaaacataaaattgaaataaatgaaaacatttCTTGTATGAGCCATGTAATTTTACTAGCCAGATGAGAAAAATCTCTTatgaaactaatattttttattatcatgaCTAAAAACCTTCCAAAAATCTTGGCTCAATAAACAGAAGCTGCCAGTCTTCTATGAATGCAAGTGCAAAAGACTCAACAGCCAGTCTTCATATACTCACCCTCAGGTGGCTCAATCCCCTCAGTGGCCTAAAGCCAAAATTCAAAAGTATGCATCTTTTCGTTATTGAACAGCAATGCTATTTTTTCCTCCTTTTTAACTCTCTTTTAAGGCTATTGCAGAGAGATTATGAAACATAACTAATATCCTTATCCATATGTATCTTGAAATTATTAGTAATTCCCTAACATGCCTTTCATCTATTCtattaacaagaaaaataaatagcTAATATTAAGTtgataacaaaataaaagagtttgtaaagttaaaaagtattttattttaacttgtCGAGAACATCATCCACTGAGTAATTCTTCAATAGACACAAACCTAACATTTGATCTTTGAACATAACCAAATGATATTACACATAAAAGATGACAATAGGaaaaattaacaataacaataaaaaagcAGCACAATCCCTATGCAGTGGGTACATTCTTTGCCCTTCTCTGTTTTTAAATTGTCCTTTCCCTTCTTGAGCAATATGAAAAATCCATTGGTGGTCCACAAAGaaaaaatgggaaaaaaaaaGTCCAGTTTAATGAATTATGAGAACAACAGACATTTAACTTCAATTTGAGCTCTCATGGATCCCATATTGTGGGTaattttgttaagaaaaaaatGGACCTTGAATGCCATGGTTACTACAAGAGCACAAAAATCCTCAATCGACTTGTCCATAGAATATAATTTCACTTTTCAGAAATGGGAAGGGGAGATAACAAGCCCACTACCTagccttttttatttttctacatttttttatcGACACTAAGATAGCATGTGTTTCTCGAGCAATGGTAAATGTCTCTTTATTAACATTTTGTGCATTTTATTTAAAGTGTTTATCCACCCCTAAATTCATGTTAGTGTATGTAGGCAGTATCATATCTtacatttgaaagagttttctGTATGTTCATATCTGTGTCATGTCGTAGCAATACATATACATAGTAAGTATACGGGCTTCAAATTTTTATGAGTCCCACGAGGAAATCATATTAATAAATTCACTAGTTTGAAACAGCGTTGCAATACTAATGTAATGTTATCATCCCTTATTTACAACTCCTTCCACCCTTCCCCGAAATTAAGGAAAATCTCACAAACAATAACATATATCCAGAGATAAACTAGTTAGCATTTGTGCAAGGGGATTCAGAGCTAAGAAACATCTGATAGTAGCCACTTTAGGCTTAGTTCAATACACGTACCTTCTCAATATTGTCCATCATTATCCCCTTAACCTCAGTTATTTGGGCCTTCAACTTTGATAGTTTACTTATTTCTTCTGGATGATTCAAGCAATACTGCATATGCTCCTTGAGTGCTGGTCTACACAACCAGATCGCAAATTTAAAACCACAACAaacagaagaaaacaaaaatttaaaaggaTCAGTTACAACGAACCCAAATTCTCTATCAAGATTATACGCTATGCTAAATCTGTCCTCAAACAAATCGTCGTCTTCGTCATCGTCAGCAAGTGGATGGGTACTACCATTGTTAATGCTTGCTCCATAGCGCTTCATAAAGTCATCCTTCACCCGTTCAAGAAATACGAAAGGAACACTCCTTCCAACCGACTCATCAGCAACAACAAGGAAAACTGCAAAGGGGAACAAAATTCTGACATTGGCATATGTATTGAAAGTCAAATCAGTAGAGCAGGCaataatacataaaaacaaATACCAAATCCATTGTCTATGAGGAAGTTAAAGGTGTGCCCATCACAGGAATACGTGTATTTGCTGCTATTTGAAGGTAGCTTCTGCAGGCACTGAACGGCAATGGTACTGAAATTCCCCGTATACTGTGTGTGTTCCGCTAAAACAACAGTTCCTTTGGCAACAAAGCTATATATTAAACCCCTCTGACTCATCTCCAATCTCCAACAAGTTCCACCACCAGAAGGTACAAACAATTACACCAACACCTGAATCCCACAACAACCAATCCAAGATGTAAACAACAAAAAACCAATCACAAAAACCCACATACTGCAATTGCAACTTGCAAATATTGACCTAACACGCCCTAAATGGTTAATCAAATCGAAGTCAGAACCCAAGCCTAATTTGATTCAATTCAAGATACAATGATCGCAATAGAAATCTCAATTCACGATAAGGAGCCGGTTTCAATCAGTTCATTCACAGTTTGAATTTGTCAAAATCTAAAGTCAAACTGAAACTCAACAATCCCGTTCGTTTGAGATCCTTAATTTCATGGGACAAACGGGAAAATGGGGAAAAATAGGGGTTTCGAAACGTTAGAGTTGGTGAGTGATCTAATCGAGAGATTTACGAATCTGAGTGAGAATTGTTTGTTAGATGAaaattgagagagagagagagaaaacctAACAACCTGAGTGAAGTAGCGAAGGAGAAGATCAACGTGGTGTTTCAACTGCTGCTGTGCAACACAAATTCCTCAATTTTCCCGTTTTATCCTTTTTTGTTTTCTCCTTTGCGTGTGTATTAAGATAAGAAGAAACGAGACCCACGCTCCATTTACAATCAAACAAGAACAAGTTTCAATTAAGACAAATATGTAAAGAacatatatagtttttaaaatttggtcgtatatttctaaattattaattaaatattagaaaaaatatcGAACGTTAATGAGTAACACCCATCCTAAaaacatgaaaattaaattatatttacattaaaataaaaaattaaatttgccatttaattatgatatttttttattattaaaatttatactaTAACCAAATCATTTAATATAATAGAATATGTTGTTTAATAGAAAGAGACGGAGAAAACTATTATTTACTTTTCTCCTTTTTTTACTTCACTAAACAATTGTCTCTTAGttcttttttattgatttttactCTTTCCTAAACTTTCGGTCGGGATAGTACCTGTAAAAAATACTCCTACATATTCAAGTAAATTCTCGATATTCGATGTTTAGTATAACTAATGTACAATATATGATTATTATGAAATCATTATTATTGAGCTAGATTACCGTTTGAATCATAATTAAAAGTACATTACCCTAATGTCTAATTATTGTTTTAGACTTGTTACTCCTATACGGAGTTTAATGAATTTAGTCATGTTGACCGGTACGAACCGGATACTGAGAACTCCGACGTTCGTCACTGgcagaaaatataataattcttGTAATTCCTTATTTAGTATATggataaaatattattggttTATCTTATTTCATATTCAATCTCTCAATACAATTTATCTttctcaattattttattttaatataaattataaaaattccAATATAATTTATTGCATACTCAAAACTATCTTTAAGATTCCAACTACCTGATTAAAAGATAAaacttattaataattataatacaaatatacactttaattttttaatgaaatgtaCTTATGCTCAAAGCCATGTAcaagttatattttattttaatcgtAGATTTTAGtctatcacaattttttttagattttgtgTAAACGTAAGagtcttatttttaattaatgctttaatatcttacaaaaaaaaatatattaaatttataaatctgTATGACCCTGATAATGTATGCTCTAAGTCCAAATGTACCATGTTTTTATTCATCATCTTATCTTTAGTAAATTCTTTTTTTCCACAATATTAATTTTGCACacattatcaaaataaaaaaaaatttaaaaaattattcaaataagAATAAGATTATACGAAGTAGTGTCACCTTAAAATCATTCAACTTAACACTACTTTAGTGtaactttaatatttattaaaatcagTTTATATTTGAAATGGTGTCAACATATCACaacttaataatttttaaattttacctgtttttatttttaacctaAAAAACACCCTAATTtcgtaaagaaaaaaaaagttaaacagAAACAATATCAATAGAATAATGATATATTcacaaattacatttttttttatatagttagATTATAATtcctaatattattattttaatattttttatattattatatatatttatttttaaacctatcatataaaaaaatatatacaacttTAAATCATTTCAAACTATCATTTTTCTTACCAAATAACAATGTTATGAGCATTTGTGTAAGAAAGATAAAAGCATATTCCACATATAATTAAGAATACATTATATTTTCATTTGCAACATAATGGAAACAAACTGTTCACAAACCACTTATTTATAACTTTCTAATTAATTGATACATGACAGAACTTTGTAACTCTTCCTCTGTCCCATTGTTTGCTTCATCAAAACTTGTTCCTGTACCAAAACACACCCTTCTGAGAAGTTTCTTCATCTGGCTCCACATAAAGGCACTCTTTTGCTTCTCTCCACAATGCCTTGTAAAATGGGGTGTCATCAAATTGATAGTACTCACCCAATATAGGCTTCACTGCATTGGTTGCCTCCATTGCATGGTAATGTGGCATTGTAGAGAAGA encodes the following:
- the LOC137827761 gene encoding vesicle-associated membrane protein 727 isoform X1, whose amino-acid sequence is MSQRGLIYSFVAKGTVVLAEHTQYTGNFSTIAVQCLQKLPSNSSKYTYSCDGHTFNFLIDNGFVFLVVADESVGRSVPFVFLERVKDDFMKRYGASINNGSTHPLADDDEDDDLFEDRFSIAYNLDREFGFVVTDPFKFLFSSVCCGFKFAIWLCRPALKEHMQYCLNHPEEISKLSKLKAQITEVKGIMMDNIEKVLDRGEKIELLVDKTENLQFQADSFQRQGRQLRRKMWLQNLQFKLMVGGGILTLIIILWVIACGGFKC
- the LOC137827761 gene encoding vesicle-associated membrane protein 727 isoform X2, translating into MSQRGLIYSFVAKGTVVLAEHTQYTGNFSTIAVQCLQKLPSNSSKYTYSCDGHTFNFLIDNGFVFLVVADESVGRSVPFVFLERVKDDFMKRYGASINNGSTHPLADDDEDDDLFEDRFSIAYNLDREFGPALKEHMQYCLNHPEEISKLSKLKAQITEVKGIMMDNIEKVLDRGEKIELLVDKTENLQFQADSFQRQGRQLRRKMWLQNLQFKLMVGGGILTLIIILWVIACGGFKC